A region of the Desulfobacterales bacterium genome:
ATTACTACGAAGACGGCTCTTCATCTTCATATCCTACTACCGCTTATTTATATTTGCTTGATCCTGAAACTGGGATATATGATTTTGAACTTCAAGACCAAAGAACTATGGATTTAACTAATCCAGCTCCAGAAGACTGGGTTGACGATGATCAGGAATTTGAAAATGTTTGGAATGACTTATATAGCGATTGGTGGATTCCGGGCAGCTTTCCAAGAGCTAAAATTAATATATCATCCGGAACTATTATTACAAAAGGTGATATAAAGTTTAAGGTTGAATTCAAGCGTCTTAAAAAAGATAGAAAGACTTTTAAGCCAAGCAAAGAAGAAGTAAAAAAATTAAAAAATCAATTAAAAGATAAAACATTAAACATACAAAGGTAATTATATGAAAAAATTAATTTTTTTAATAACTGTTTTTAGCTTGATTTTAATTCATATAGGAGGATGTACAACTTTGCCAGCATCTGATAATATATCATTAAATGAACCTTTATATATTGATACATTTTTAAAACATATATCAAAATTTTCTATCAACCAATCCGTTACTTTAAAAGGCAAATATATGGGATGGAAAGGCTCTTGCAAATCCGCTCCGCCTGAAACAAGAAGCGATTGGATGCTGGAATACAATGAAGCATGTATTTATGTGAGTGGCCCTGTTCCAGATGGTATCGATAGAAAACCAGGATCAACAGATGAAGGAAAGGAAGTTCAAATAAAAGGGGAAGTTAAATTTACAGCCGATGGTAAACCTTATGTAAAAATAGCAAAATAAAAAATTAAGAAGAGAAATAGCTACAGGATATATGTAGAAGATTTAGAAAACTTCTACATATATTCCTAATATTAACAAAACTAATAATGTAAAGGACTATTAATTTTTTATGCTTACAAATAAATTAGTTGGATTTACATGCTCTTATACTCCGTTGCCTTTAATTCATGCAGCAGGTTACGCTCCTTATAGGTTGTTTCCCCTTGATAATTCAAAAGACTCTGCAGGTCATATTTTACACGATAATCTTTGTCCCCATGTAAAAAAAATTTTAGATAGAGGTATAGATAATAACACTCCTGAAATGTCCGGAGTTGTTTTTATGAATAGCTGTGATGCTATGCGCCGTCTTTTTGACGGATGGAGAAAGGCAAGACCTAACGATAAAGCAATACTTATTGATTTTCCTGCTACAAGTGATGATAGCGCTATTAATTTTTTTGCTTTAGAACTTTCAAGGCTTTGGAAAGAATTATGGGAATGGAACGGAAGGGTAGGGGACTTAAGTTCTATAAAGCAAAGCATTTCAATTTATAATGATCTTTACTCGCTTTTTAGCGATGTAACTTCTAAGATAAGAAAAGCAAGGCTTAAAGACGGGAATCTTAAAATTCAAGAATTATATAATAAGGCTTCAACTGAACCTCCTGAAAATATAATTCCAATTTTAAAAAACCTTCAAGCTTCAATAAATTCAGCCTTAGACAACGATTCCAATTCTGTTCCAATATTTCTTTTTGGCAATGTTCTTTATGAATTAGATGCTTTTAAATTGTTTAACGACTGCGGAGCTTTTATTTGTGATGATGACCTTTGCACAGGCTCAAGGCTTTTTTATCCTATTAATATTACAGAGGAAGAAGATTTGTTTTTAAGTTTAAGTAAAAGTATTTTCTCACGTTCTTTTTGTGCAAGAACGTTTGATCCAAAATATCCTTTAAAATTTGCCGAGGATATTTTAAATAAAGCAAAAGCTTGCAATGCTAAAGGAGTAATCGCCCATGTATTAAAATTCTGTGATCCTTATTTAATAAGACTTCCGATAGTTCGAGAAATTTTAAAAGAAAATTCTTTGCCCTTGCTTGTCCTTGAAGGAGATTGCACATTAAGATCAATTGGCCAACAAAAAACAAGAATCGAAGCTTTTATTGAAATGTTGAGGTGAAAATTATGATGTATGAATATTTTAAAAATCTTGAATCAAGTTTGGAAAAAAAAATTAATGAAACACCGAAATCTCCTAATGCAAGAAAAAAATATAGCCTTGAAGTAGCAAGAATAGGAAAACGCCTTTATTCTGGCAAAGACAAAATCGCATGGACAGGTATCGGAGTGCCTTTTGATATATTAAATACAATGGGAATAACATCTTGTTTTGTTGAATTTGTTGGCGCTATGCTCGCTTCAACTGGAGCCAGTGGCAATTTCATCAAAGAGGCTGAAAATACTGGATATGCATCGGATTCATGCTCATACCACAGGGCAATTCTTGGAGCGCTATCTCAAAATTTAATCCCAAAACCTGATTTTTTAGTTGGCACAACTCTTCCATGTTCTGGAGGTCTTGCGGTTATTGAAAATATGGCAAGAAAATTTAAAAAAAGTCTTTTTGTCCTAAATGTACCCCAAGAAGACTCTCTCCAAAACATAAAATACCTTTCAGACCAGCTAAAAGATTTAGTTAATTTTATCCAAAAAGAAACAGGTATAAATTTTGATGAGAATAAACTCAAAGAAGGCATAAAAAAAACAAACAAAGCACGAGATTTAATGATTGAAGCTTATAATCTGGCAAAAAAAATACCGTCTCCTGTTGATAGCCGAATATTAAAAGATTTCGGAATTGTTACGGCGCTTATGCTTGGAACTGATGCTGGAATTGAGGTTGCAAAAGCATACAGAGATGAATTTCAAGCAAAAGTTAATTCTGGAGAAAGCGGTGTAAAAGGAGAAAAAATAAGATTATTATGGATTCAAAATCGTATTCAGTTCCGTTATCAGCTTGAAAAATGGATGGAAGAAGAATTTTCAGCATCAATTGTAATAGACGAATTAAACGATATAACATGGGAAAAAATTGATGTTGATGACCCATTTACAGGGATTGCTAAAAGAATAATTTCAATTCCATTTAATGGAAAAGCTGAAAAAAGAATTGAGCATTTAAAATTTCTTGCGAAAGAATATAAAATTCAAGGAGCTATAAATCCATGTAATTGGGGATGTCGACAGGGTACAGGAGAAAGAGGGCTTATTTCTGACGGACTAAAAGAAATAGGAGTCCCTGTAGTAAATTTAGAAATTGATTGTATAGATCAAAGAAATTTTGCAGAAGGCCAAGTTAAAACAAGAATAGCTGCTTTTATTGAAATGATTTCAAATTAAAAATATTTATGAAATTTTATGAAAGAGCATATTAACTTGTTAAAGGAACAAGGTTTTCCAGTTCCTTCAATAAATCCAGATCCAACAATTATAATACAAAATGAAAAGAAATTAGCCGCATAAGGAGAACATAAAAATATGTATTATTTAGGCATTGATATTGGCAGCCTTTCATGTGATGCTGTTTTAATTGATGATACAAAAAAAATTGTTGCAAGCTCAGTTGTTCCGACAGGTGCAAAAAATATTGAAGCAATAAAAAGAGCCACCCATGAAGTAATAGAAATATCTGGAATTTTGGAATCAGATATTAAAGCTTCGGTTTCAACAGGTTATGGCAGAGAAAGAGTTTCAAATCGCATTGCAGCCATTACCGAAATAACTTGCCATGCAAAAGGAATAAAAGAAGTTTTTGGGAAAATTGATGTGTTAATAGATATTGGAGGCCAAGACAGCAAATCCATACGAATAGATAGTAATGGCAGAGTTATTGATTTTGCAATGAATGATAAATGTGCGGCAGGAACTGGCAGATTTTTAGAAGCAATGGCTAGAGCTCTTCAAGTTGATATTGATGAACTTAGTGACCTTGATCATGGTTCTGTAGGAAATGTAACATTAAGCAGTATGTGTACTGTTTTTGCTGAAAGTGAAGTGGTTTCACTAATTGCCGATGGAGTTGAGGTAAAGGAAATTGTAAAAGGTTTAAATTCCGCAATAGCTTCAAGAACATCTTCTTTAGTAAAAAGGGTAGCTCCTGAATTAAAAGGTCTTTCTGTTGCTATGTCTGGAGGAGTAGCTCGAAACAATGGAGTAGTAAGGGCTTTAAAGGAAGTTATCGAAACGAATATAACTGTTTATGAAAAACCAGATATAATTGGAGCTTTGGGCGCAGCTTTATTTGCGATGGAAAAATCTATGTAAATAAAGACTTGAATTATATTTGATACATCGCAATTAAGCAAGCACCCAGTTTGGTATGTCTACTCCTAATTTTTAATTTCATCATTCTTTTTAAGGAAAACTTCAATCTTAGCTTTTTCCTTTAATTCTGTAACATAACTTCCCACAGATTTGCTTACTTTTTCCTGTTTTAGATTTCTAGCAAGCTGATCCTTGACTTCTTCATAAGGAACAGACATTTCTTTTTGTTTATCTATAACCTTAATTAAATGATATCCAAAATTTGTAGTTACTATATCGCTAACTTGACCAATTTCCATATTAAAAGCAGCATCTTCAAAACTTTTTACCATTTGGCCTTTGCTAAAAAAACCAAGATTTCCACCTTCTTTTCCTGATGGGCAGTCTGAATATTTTTTAGCAAGCTCGCTAAAATCTGCTCCAGCTTTAAGCTCTTTTTGTATATCTTCTATCTTTTTTTTAGCTTTTTCTTTATCTTCATCAGTAGCGGAATTATCTACTTTAACTAATATATGCATAGCATTAACACTATCTGCGCGTTTAAACATATTTTGATTATCGTCATAAAATTTTTTGCAATCTTCATCAGAAATCTTAATATCTTTAGCTATCTTATTATTAATTAATTCTTGAATAGATATGGATCTTTTAAGCTGAAGTTTAAGATCGTTTTCAGTAAGGTTAAGGTTTTTTAAAATAGCTTCATATTCTTCGGGTTTAGAAAAATTTTTCTTTATTTTTTCTATTTCTTCAAGAACTCTATTATCTGTTACAGTTATCTTTTCTTTTTGAGTTTCTTGAAAAAGGAGTTCTTCTTCAATAAGTCTATTAAGAACTTTTGTCTTAACATTATAGAGCTGTTCTTCATTAAGGGAATCTTTATGTGTTTTTGAGCTGTTCAACGCTCTATCAATTTCAATATTAAGTTTGTCTGCGTAAATAGGATTTCCATTAATAATAGCAACTTTATCTTCAGTAGCTTTTGTTTCAGTAGCTTTTGTTTCAATAGCTTTTGTTTCAATAGCTTTTGTTTTATTAGTTTTTTTTTCAATAGTCTTTTCCTCCGCAGCTTTTGTATCTCCACCCTTTGAGCCCATAGCAAAAGCATTCATAGAGCAGAAAATAATTAAACAAGCAATAAAAAAGTAAATTGGACATTTTCGGTTAATCATTTATAATACCTCCTAAAAATAAAAAAATTACATTTGATAAAAACAAAAATTTGAAAATGATATTCAAATATATTAAAAGCAATTTAAAATGGTTTTGCATAAAATAAATTAGACCTTTATTGGGTAGAAAATAGAAGGGCAAACTTGGTCGGGATGACTGGATTTGAAACAGCGACTCCAGCGTCCCGAACGCTGTACTCTACAAAGCTGAGCCACGTCCCGACTAATAAAAAAAGCTATAAATATTTTTTATTGAAGGAATTGTCAAACAAAATATTATAATTTAAAAAAATTATAGTAGAAAAATATGGAAATACTGCTTTTATGTAATGAATAATAATATAGGTAATTTTAAGTTATTCACTTGATTAGTTATTCACTATTAGTTATTCACTATTTAGTTATTCACTATTAGTTATTCACTATTTATTAAAGGATCGTCCATTGATTTTTACAGGAAATATAAATAAATTTAATCCTTGTGATCTACTTATGTTTATGAGCAACATGGGCAAAGATGGTATTCTTACAATAAAAAATGAAAATGAAATTTTAAGCATAACCTTAAAAAATGGACTTATAGCAGATGCCCAATCAGAACAAGCTGATGCAAAAATTCTTAAAGTTCTGTATATAACTCGTCTTGTAAACAAAGAGCAATATAAGCAGATTGTTCAATTAAAAAGAGAAACAGGCCTTAATCCAAGGCAGATTATTGAAAAATTAGAATTATTCCAAATAAACAAAATGGATGAAGCCATAAAGCTTGGGATAATGGATGTTATTTTTCAAATGTTTCTCCTTGAAAAGGGAGATTATGAATTCACTGATATTGCTATAGATGATTCCTTTATAAATTCTCTTATTGACTATAAAAGTATAGCAATTGAGCTTATGCACAGACTTGATGAATGGCATGAAACAGTGAAACAATTAAAATCCCTTGACAGAGTTACAAGTATTACCGAAGCTGGCTCTAAAGCAAATGTTAATTCCATTCTTGAAAACAATATTTTAAAGCTTGCTAAAGAAAATAAAACTGTTAAAGAAATAATTTCTCTTGCACCTATTCAAAGTTATAAGGCTTTAAAATCCGTAAAAACTCTTATTTCAACTGGATGGATTGCTTTGTCCCCTCCTGAAAAACAAGATAGTGTCCAAATAGATAGTAAAGCTACTTTTTTTTCTGATTTTAAAATTTTTTATAAGAAAATATTATCGGCAAGTGAAAATCAATCCAAAATAGCAAAATTAATGAGCTTTTGTAAAAAATATTTTGACATTATTATTCTTCTTACTATCAAAGAAGCAACAATCATAAAAATTTTATCATCTTTTAAAGATGCTTCAGGTAGATCAATTTATAAAAATTTAGAAAATATCAATATTGAGGTTGAGCCTGTATTTACAGGAGTTATTAAAAGTGGACTTTCATTTTTTGGAAAAATTTTTAGTTCCGCTATTTTTGATAATTTTGAAAATATTCGGCAAAATGGTGAATGCACGGTAATTCTTCTTAACAAAAGAGATGATGAATCTGTTATTCTTTATGCAGCCTTAAATACAGAAGATCCTGACTTAACGCCTTTTCATTATTTAGAGTTACTCTCATTATTGATTTATATGCCTAACGACGACAAAATTCGTAGAGTAAAAATAAAAAATCAGATCGCAGTCCATAGATTATCTAAACAAGAAAATAAAGCTGTAATGCTTATCAAAACATTAAATGATTTACCTCCAATGCCGGCTGTAACAAATCAATTATTTAAACTTCTATCAGATCCTAAAACTTCTTCATCCGATATCGTTAATACTTTATCAAAGGATCAATCTCTTGTAGCTAAAGTAATTAAAATAAGCAATTCATCCTTATACGGAAGCTTTGAAAAAGCAAGTACAATAAAACAAGCTGTAACAAGATTAGGTTTTAAAACCATTCGAAGTATTGTTCTTTCAGCATCAACTCGTTCTTTTTTCCCATCAAGTAATTCGAGCATTGGGATTTTAAGCCAAGGTTTATGGCTCCATTCAAAGGAATGTGCTGTTGCATCAAAAAAAATAGCAGAAATCATTCATTTTGATGAGGAAGAAGCATTTGTTGCAGGTATTCTCCATGATATTGGCAAATTGATTATATTAATTAAGTTATTCGATGAATATAAGCAAATTCAAAAAAAACAGGCATCAACAAAAAAGCCCGAAATATCCATTGAACATGAAATTTTAGGTTTTGATCATACCGTTATAGGAGAACTGCTTATGAAAAAGTGGAATATGCCTGAAAATCTTATTAGATGCGTAAAACACCACCACTCAGCTACTAATGAAGACGATATTCTTGTACATATTGTTTCTTATGGTAACTACTTTAGTAATATTTATAATAATAGAGTTGACGAAAAATATTTTGATATTGAACTTACAAAAAAAATTTTAAATATATCTGATGAATCTTTGGAAAAACTTAAAGACAAAATCATTGACGAATTTCAAAAAATTGAGGGACTCGATTAATGGAGTTCTCTAAATCATTTATTTCTAAACAATTAGAAATGGCTGCTTCCTTACACATTTCAGGAGAATTGGATAAAGCTGAGCTTATCTACAAAAAAATAATAAACTTTGATGCAAATAGTAAAGAAGCTTTTCATCTTCTCGGATTATTGATGTATCAAAAATCTGAATATATAGTTTCTGAAAATCTAATTAGAAATGCTATTTCATTAGATAGCAATGTTCCTGCTTTTTATTCAGATTTGGGAAATAGCCTTAAAATGCAAGGTAGACAAATTGAAGCAATAGAATGTTATAAAAAAGCACTAAAATTAGATCAAAATTGTCTCGAAGGGCATTATAATTACGCTAATGAACTTATGGCGCTCAACAAAAGTGATGAAGCTATCTCCCATTATAAGCTTGCAATAGCTCAAAATCCAAATATACCAGAAATTCACTATAATCTTGGAATTGCTTTTGCGAAAAAAGAACAATACTATGAAGCATCCCAAAGCTATAAAAATGCAATCAATCTAAAACCTGATTATTATGACGCATACTTCAATCTCGCCCACATAGCTGATTCCATGGGTGAATTAGATGAAGCCATAAAATTTTATAAAAAAGCTATAGATGCTAAACCTTATGCTCCCGAAGCTCATTTTGATATGTCCCTTACATTATTGCGTTTAGGTGATTATAAAAATGGATGGAATGAGTATGAATGGCGCTTATTAAAAAAAGATAAAATAAAAACTTTTACTAATAAAATTTTATGGAGAGGGGAGCCTCTCTTGGGTAAAAAGCTTTTAATTCAGCATGAACAGGGAATCGGTGATAGCATCCAATTTATTAGATACGCGGAACTTGCTAAAAATAGAGGTGGCTACATTATATTTGAAACAAAACCAAGTCTTTTTAGACTTTTTAAAAATGTTAAAGGAATTGACGAACTCGTTGAATGTGGAAATCATAATATTGATTTTGATTTTTATATTCCCATATTAAATCTTCCTAAAGCATTTTTGACTACATGGGAAACAGTTCCTGCTGAGGTGCCTTATATTTATCCTGAAGAAAAACTTGTGAATCAATGGTTACAAAAATTCCAGTCAATTAAAGGCTTTAAAATAGGTATATGCTGGCAGGGCAATCCAAAAAATACATCTGATTCTAAAAGATCCGTACCTTTAAAATATTTTAATTCTTTATTTGGTATAGAGAATACAAATTTTATAAGCCTGCAAAAACAATATGGGAATGATCAGTTATCTTATTTTAAAGCTGAAAAAGCACTAATAGATTTTAGTAACGAACTTGATGAGAATACAGGCGCTTTTATTGATACAGCCGCTGTAATGAAAAACCTTGACCTTGTTATTACTGTAGATACAGCCATAGCACATCTTGCAGGAGCTATAGGAGTTCCAGTTTTTCTTGTTTTAACTCATCCACCTACGGAATGGAGGTGGGGATATGATGCCGATGTTGTTCCTTGGTATCCAACTATGTTTGTTTTCAGACAAAAACAATCAGGGGATTGGGGGGAATTATTTTATAGAATAAAAGAAAGCTTAAAAATTTTTAAATGGTTCAAAAATATCTATTTACCGCAAAGTAGCAAAGAAATATTTTAAATTTCTTTACGATTTTTGCGGTAAGATAAAAAAATTGTCACTTCTTTCGAGTTGACCCTAAATAGTATGCACCTCCAACAAGGAAAATAACAAGAGGTATAAAAAAAATAAGCTTAACAACTTTAAAAAAAAGTTTCAGTAAAATAAAGGCAAAAATAATTCCTATAACAAGCCTAATTATAAAAGCATTGGATTTAGTCATTTTTTTGTATCCTTAAATTATTTTAAATATGAAATTGCATCAAGAATTTCTTTTTTTAATTCGGCATAATTTAATGTAACTTTAAATTGGGGGTATTCTTGTTTTACACTATCAGGGGGGCAGAAAAGTATACCTTTATCAGATTCTTTGAGCATTGATATATCATTATAGGAATCTCCGCAGGCAACTATTTTAAAATTTAAGCTTTTTAATGCTATAACTGTCTTTCTTTTTCCGTCTTTTTGACGTAATTGATAGCCTGTAATTTCTCCATTATCAGCTATTACTAATGAATTACAAAATAAGGTAGGCATTCCTAATTTTTTCATCAAAGGGCCAGCGAATTGAACAAAAGTATCGGAAACAATTATAACTGGATAATTTTCTCGCATCCATGTGAGGAAATCATTCGCACCATCAAGCGGCTCCATTGTAGCAATAACATCTTTAATATCTTGTATTTTAAGGCCGTGCTGTTTTAGAAGCCCTAGTCTTTTTTGCATTAAAACATCATAGTCCGGAATATCTCGAGTTGTGAGCTTTAATTCCTCAACTCCTGTTTTTTTTGCGACATTTATCCATATTTCTGGTGTAAAAACTCCTTCTAAATCACAGCAAATTATATTCATTATTATATTTCCTCCTTAAAAATTGATATAATTATTGATAATAACATCAATAATAAAATATTTTATACTTTAATCTCTAATATTTTTAGCCTTACCCATAATTTTTATTTATTGACAAATATATCAATAATTTAAATTTAATAACTTGCATTTTTCTAAATGTCAATTTTCATCATCAATTTCTTCTATTCTTATTAAAATTGGATAGTCATTTATAATGTCAGTATGATATATTTCAGAAAGAGCCTTTTTAACATCAGCTTCTTTAGCTTTATAAGTAAACATAATGACTGGAACCATGCCCTTTGATTTTCTGTACTTTTGTTGAACAGATTTTATACTGATACCATAAGTTCCAAGTATGCCAGATATTTTAGAAAGAACTCCAGGCCTATCTACTGCAGAAAATCTAAAATAATAATAGGTGAATACTTCATCTACAGGCTTTATTGGGATTGTTTTTATATTTTCCATTTTAAACGATAACAGAGGGATTCTGCCTTTTGATCCTAACATTATATTTCTGGCTATATCTATTATATCTCCTACAACTGCGCTCGCAGTAGGCATCATTCCAGCGCCATAACCGTAAAGCATTATGTCTCCACTTCTATCTCCGGATATTGTTACGGCATTTAATGAATCATTTACATTTGAAAGAAGGTTTTCAAAAGGTATCATTGTAGGATGAACCCTTGCTTCTATTGAGTCTCCCCAATTTTTTGAAATAGCCAGGAGCTTAACTTTATATCCGAATTGTTCTGCAAATTCAATATCGAGAGGGCTTATTTTGGATATGCCTTCAGTATAAATATCTTTTACGTTTATCTTTGTACCGTAGGATAGAGTTGTTAAAATAGCTAATTTGTGCGCAGCATCATATCCTTCAACATCAAGGAAAGAATTTGCTTCGGCATAGCCTTTTGCTTGAGCTTGGCTTAATGCATCCATGTAGCTTATATTGTCATTAGTTATTTTTGATAATATATAATTACATGTGCCATTTAATATTCCTGTCATGGACTTAATTTGATTTCCAGCTAATGATTCCCGAATTGTTTTTATAATCGGGATGCAGCCAGCTACACTTGCTTCATAAGCAATATCTATATTTTTTTTTTCGCAAGCTGAAAATATTTCATCTCCCTGATTTGCGAGTAATGCTTTGTTGGCAGTAACAATATGCTTTCCATTTTCAATGGCTAATAAAATAAGGTCTTTTGCAATTGTTTCTCCTCCTATAAGCTCTACAATTATATCAATCTCAGGATCGTTTACTACTTTATAGGAATCAGAAATAAAAACGCCTTCACCAAAATTAATACCTCTGTCTTTATTTTTATCTATATCGGCAATCTTTGATAAAATGATATTAGCGCCAACCCTTTTAGTTATAATATCGGCATTTTCAATAAGCATTTTCGCAACGCCTGTTCCTACAGTTCCACATCCAAGCAGACCAACCTTGATAGTTTTCATTATTAAAGGCTCCTAAAAATAGTTGATTATAAAATTTTTTTAATTCCTCGTACAGCTTGTTTTATACGCATTTCATTTTCAATAAGTGCAAATCTTACATAATCATCACCATATTCGCCAAAGCCTATACCAGGGGATACCGCTACATGAGCTTTATTTATAAGCATTTTTGAAAATTCAACTGAGCCCATTTTTATATACGTATCTGGAATTTTTGCCCATACAAACATTGTTCCTTTTGGAGGCTTAACATCCCATCCAACCCTTTTAAGTCCTTTTATTAAGGCGTCTCTCCTTGATTTATAGGTGTCACAAATTTCCTTTACACAGTCTTGAGGTCCATTTAATGCTATGATAGATGCAATCTGTACTGGCTGAAAAATTCCGTAATCAAGGTAACTTTTAATTCTACGCAAAGCACTTACAATTTCAGGGTTACCGACACAAAAGCCTACTCTCCAACCAGCCATACTGTAGCTTTTAGATAAGGAAAAAAATTCAACCCCAACATCTTTCGCACCCTTGACTTGAAGAAAGCTTGGAGCTTTATATCCATCAAAAACTAAATCAGCATAAGCAAGGTCATGAATAACCATTATATCGTTTTCTTTGGCATAAGCTACAACCTTTTCAAAAAAATCAAGATCAACGACTTCAGTTGTAGGATTATGAGGGTATGAAATTATTAGTAATTTCGGCTTTGGCCAAGTTTGCCTTGTAGCTGAGATTAAATTTTCAAAAAAATTACAGTCCGGGCCTACAGGTATTCCCCTAACATCTCCACCAGCGATTATTGCTGAATATGGATGAATAGGATAGGTAGGAGTAGGTGTAAAAACTACATCACCAGGACCAATAGTAACAAGAACAAGGTGAGACAACCCTTCTTTTGCTCCTATTGTAACTATAGCTTCGTTTTCATAATCAATATCTACATCATATCTTCTTTTATACCAATCAGCTATGGCCATCCTCAATTTTTTGATGCCCATAGACGCAGAATATCTATGATTATGCTCTTTTTGAGCAGCTTCAATTAATTTTTCAATAATGTGTTTAGGTGTTGGAAGATCTGGATTTCCCATTCCAAGATCAATAATGTCCTTTCCTTCATGTCTTGCTT
Encoded here:
- the alaC gene encoding alanine transaminase, producing MKKFARIDRLPPYVFATVNKIKMEARHEGKDIIDLGMGNPDLPTPKHIIEKLIEAAQKEHNHRYSASMGIKKLRMAIADWYKRRYDVDIDYENEAIVTIGAKEGLSHLVLVTIGPGDVVFTPTPTYPIHPYSAIIAGGDVRGIPVGPDCNFFENLISATRQTWPKPKLLIISYPHNPTTEVVDLDFFEKVVAYAKENDIMVIHDLAYADLVFDGYKAPSFLQVKGAKDVGVEFFSLSKSYSMAGWRVGFCVGNPEIVSALRRIKSYLDYGIFQPVQIASIIALNGPQDCVKEICDTYKSRRDALIKGLKRVGWDVKPPKGTMFVWAKIPDTYIKMGSVEFSKMLINKAHVAVSPGIGFGEYGDDYVRFALIENEMRIKQAVRGIKKIL
- a CDS encoding homoserine dehydrogenase; the encoded protein is MKTIKVGLLGCGTVGTGVAKMLIENADIITKRVGANIILSKIADIDKNKDRGINFGEGVFISDSYKVVNDPEIDIIVELIGGETIAKDLILLAIENGKHIVTANKALLANQGDEIFSACEKKNIDIAYEASVAGCIPIIKTIRESLAGNQIKSMTGILNGTCNYILSKITNDNISYMDALSQAQAKGYAEANSFLDVEGYDAAHKLAILTTLSYGTKINVKDIYTEGISKISPLDIEFAEQFGYKVKLLAISKNWGDSIEARVHPTMIPFENLLSNVNDSLNAVTISGDRSGDIMLYGYGAGMMPTASAVVGDIIDIARNIMLGSKGRIPLLSFKMENIKTIPIKPVDEVFTYYYFRFSAVDRPGVLSKISGILGTYGISIKSVQQKYRKSKGMVPVIMFTYKAKEADVKKALSEIYHTDIINDYPILIRIEEIDDEN